One Pseudothermotoga sp. genomic window carries:
- a CDS encoding glycoside hydrolase family 2, with product MRLKINENWNFSIDEKRWRKVHLPHQIELSTQSYPNPISLTGIYERELDLRGFQGKRIFLVFHGIDHSATIYINNKRVTEHEGGYDSFKIDVTDQLRFDGTDLLRLIVKDLDVCSNPNLIAGKQDWYGNATGILQDVELWIVEEVHIDHVQVFPKKDLKTVECKVAFSDRKNHALSYTLIDPNGKEILKGETKENHLFLTIPNPEPWNLQSPKLYTLLIRSLEDGQDVFQTKFGLRYIETVGDKVLLNGEPIYLFGALDQNFYSDTHYILPSRERVLSEFLKIKEMGLNLLRCHVKIPNEIYLDLADELGIMVWIDLPYARKLDSLGKAYLEKLLENTLKRFSNHPSFIMLSLINESWGLDLTENSPQEDREWVKKMYEKAKQLDPTRIYVDNSACPWNYHVVSDIDDYHFYNSFPYHNETWKRRIKDFANGDYKTFFETPNKKLPKLVSEFGVWGTSDPKTWTGKWMNFPILVMGTKFEDSSPSSAIEKLSKIYNLDDFTYQAQLHQLLGLKFQIEHIRLERNITGYVITELSDIAWEANGLLDYNRMPKWFYPYLRFLNHEIIPILLNHRSLLLEGEEYKAKIFIANGSIRKLTANLVLRTETRKLYETEINVEPFCVKEIGEISTVLEKTTQNLLIEIFQNGEMLNRNFYPVCVLTPMQPDIPIVWVNNEEFVHEEFTCIHESTKIKEFLDFNGDWISALTLFNVKRNRNLAALLWGLGELTTPYVLIAKNNSFDFESSIITKVLGWGYLFGSLVYSKKESGEVFTTLKECDLAEALIASIL from the coding sequence ATGAGATTGAAAATCAACGAAAATTGGAACTTTTCTATCGATGAAAAAAGATGGAGAAAGGTGCATCTACCGCATCAAATCGAATTAAGCACTCAAAGTTACCCGAACCCCATATCTTTGACAGGTATTTACGAAAGAGAACTCGACCTTAGAGGCTTCCAGGGAAAGAGGATTTTTCTTGTTTTTCATGGAATCGATCACTCTGCAACGATTTATATCAACAACAAGCGAGTTACTGAGCATGAAGGTGGATATGATTCGTTCAAGATCGATGTAACTGACCAACTCAGGTTTGACGGAACCGATCTTTTAAGATTGATTGTAAAAGATCTCGACGTTTGTTCAAACCCCAATCTGATTGCAGGTAAACAAGACTGGTACGGTAATGCTACAGGTATCCTTCAGGATGTTGAACTATGGATCGTCGAAGAAGTTCACATAGACCATGTTCAAGTTTTTCCCAAGAAAGATCTCAAAACTGTTGAATGTAAAGTTGCCTTCTCGGACAGGAAAAATCATGCTCTCAGCTACACTTTGATCGATCCAAATGGAAAGGAGATCCTGAAAGGAGAAACAAAGGAAAACCATCTGTTTTTAACTATTCCAAACCCAGAGCCGTGGAACTTGCAATCGCCAAAGTTGTATACGTTACTCATTCGTTCACTCGAAGATGGTCAAGATGTTTTTCAAACGAAATTCGGCTTGAGATATATAGAAACGGTTGGTGACAAGGTTTTGCTCAACGGTGAACCTATTTATCTATTTGGAGCACTAGATCAAAATTTCTACTCGGATACACACTATATCCTTCCAAGCAGAGAGAGAGTTCTTTCGGAATTTCTCAAAATCAAGGAAATGGGACTTAATTTGCTTAGATGTCATGTCAAGATACCGAATGAGATCTATCTCGATTTGGCTGATGAACTTGGCATTATGGTTTGGATTGATTTACCCTACGCAAGAAAACTGGATAGTTTGGGGAAAGCTTATCTTGAAAAACTTTTGGAAAATACCTTGAAAAGATTTTCAAACCATCCATCTTTCATCATGCTCAGTTTGATCAATGAAAGTTGGGGACTCGATTTAACTGAAAACTCACCACAAGAAGATCGTGAATGGGTCAAAAAAATGTATGAAAAGGCCAAGCAACTTGATCCCACACGCATCTATGTTGACAATTCAGCCTGTCCTTGGAATTATCACGTCGTTTCCGATATTGATGATTACCACTTCTACAATTCTTTCCCTTATCATAACGAAACTTGGAAAAGAAGAATAAAAGATTTCGCAAATGGTGATTATAAAACATTCTTCGAAACACCGAATAAGAAGCTGCCAAAACTGGTTTCAGAGTTCGGCGTGTGGGGTACCTCAGATCCTAAAACTTGGACAGGAAAGTGGATGAATTTTCCGATCCTCGTTATGGGAACGAAATTTGAAGATTCTTCACCTAGTTCAGCTATTGAGAAGTTGTCAAAAATCTACAATCTAGATGATTTCACTTATCAAGCACAATTACATCAACTGCTTGGATTGAAATTCCAGATAGAACATATCAGGTTAGAACGAAATATAACCGGTTATGTCATAACTGAACTTTCAGACATAGCATGGGAAGCGAATGGATTACTTGATTACAACAGGATGCCTAAGTGGTTCTATCCATACTTGAGATTCTTAAACCACGAAATTATTCCAATTTTACTTAATCATAGGTCTTTGCTCTTGGAGGGCGAAGAATATAAAGCGAAAATCTTCATTGCAAACGGTTCTATAAGGAAACTTACAGCAAATTTGGTTCTGCGTACGGAAACTAGAAAGCTCTATGAAACCGAAATAAATGTTGAACCATTCTGCGTGAAAGAGATCGGTGAGATCTCGACTGTTTTAGAAAAAACCACACAGAACTTACTAATTGAAATATTCCAAAATGGTGAGATGTTGAATAGAAATTTTTACCCCGTCTGTGTTCTTACTCCAATGCAACCCGACATACCAATTGTGTGGGTTAACAATGAGGAATTTGTACACGAGGAATTCACTTGCATACATGAAAGTACTAAAATCAAAGAATTTCTTGATTTCAATGGAGATTGGATAAGTGCTCTGACACTTTTCAATGTAAAAAGGAATCGCAATTTAGCAGCTCTATTGTGGGGTTTAGGAGAATTAACCACACCATATGTTTTGATAGCAAAGAATAACAGTTTTGATTTTGAAAGCTCCATTATAACTAAAGTGCTCGGCTGGGGGTATTTGTTTGGGTCACTTGTCTATTCAAAAAAAGAAAGTGGGGAGGTCTTCACAACTTTAAAAGAATGTGATTTGGCCGAAGCGTTAATAGCATCTATACTGTAA
- a CDS encoding carbohydrate ABC transporter permease produces MTLKRWVLTIFAVLIGFLYLVPLIWMTFASFQTEKDILAGKWIPSIWFIDNYKIVLQRAKIGAWFRNSLLSASGATLGILFVCIPAAYALSRMEFPGRKLLYILSLTGFMIPNQAIAIPLYLIVRKMGLVNNLFGIIIPALPSSMAVFILSQFMKAIPLDYEEAARLDGAGELDIMLKVILPMSIPAIVTVAVLHFTWIWNDFFWPLIIMTSEKMYTLPVGLVALAGSDVNIRYGPIMAANVIASLPVIVIYLFMQRYITRGVILSLR; encoded by the coding sequence ATGACTTTAAAAAGGTGGGTTTTGACGATCTTCGCAGTACTAATCGGATTTCTATACTTGGTACCATTGATCTGGATGACCTTCGCTTCCTTTCAAACTGAAAAGGACATACTCGCTGGAAAATGGATCCCCAGCATCTGGTTTATAGACAATTACAAAATAGTTCTACAAAGAGCAAAAATCGGTGCATGGTTCAGAAACAGTTTATTGTCCGCCAGTGGAGCCACTCTAGGCATTTTGTTTGTCTGTATTCCTGCGGCTTACGCACTGAGTCGAATGGAATTCCCAGGGAGGAAACTGTTGTATATCCTATCTTTAACAGGTTTCATGATACCCAACCAAGCAATTGCGATACCTCTCTACTTAATTGTTAGGAAAATGGGGCTAGTCAACAATTTATTTGGTATCATAATCCCAGCATTACCTTCATCGATGGCCGTTTTTATACTCTCCCAGTTCATGAAGGCGATCCCACTAGACTATGAAGAAGCAGCACGCTTAGATGGAGCTGGAGAGCTGGATATAATGCTGAAGGTAATCTTACCTATGTCTATTCCTGCTATTGTGACAGTAGCGGTACTCCATTTTACCTGGATTTGGAACGACTTCTTCTGGCCTTTGATTATAATGACTTCGGAAAAGATGTACACTTTGCCTGTTGGCCTAGTGGCTTTAGCGGGTTCTGATGTAAATATACGATATGGTCCTATAATGGCAGCCAACGTGATCGCTTCTCTCCCAGTGATCGTTATATACCTTTTTATGCAGAGATACATCACACGAGGCGTGATACTCAGCTTAAGATGA
- a CDS encoding sugar ABC transporter permease, with product MIRFRRKRHALLAYLLFIPFGVLLMVFKLIPFVNSVRMVFYRWDVFGTPRYIALGNFTRMFSDKVFWSSLWHTVYFVILIVPPIFTLSFLIAILINSKVRFKGFLRSAFYLPYTLTISVVCLTWGMMYNPYFGLIGRVMKLFGLKPINWLADPTWAAPAVSITTVWWTIGFCIVLYLAGLQQIPTSYYEAANLDGASGLQKMLYITFPLLKRVHVLVIVTQIIASLQIFGQVFIMTGGGPAGRTRTLMQYIYEQGFRYFRMGYAQAMAFVLFLVMLVFAYMQLRLMIASGKEELI from the coding sequence ATGATAAGGTTTAGAAGAAAAAGGCATGCTTTATTAGCCTACCTCTTGTTCATACCCTTCGGAGTCCTTTTAATGGTTTTCAAGTTGATTCCTTTTGTAAACTCAGTGAGGATGGTTTTCTACAGGTGGGATGTATTCGGAACACCAAGATATATCGCCTTAGGAAATTTCACAAGAATGTTCTCTGATAAAGTTTTCTGGTCTTCTCTATGGCATACAGTTTATTTCGTCATATTAATCGTTCCACCAATCTTTACGCTTTCTTTTCTGATAGCTATCCTCATAAACTCGAAAGTGCGTTTCAAAGGATTTCTCCGAAGCGCGTTCTATCTACCCTACACACTAACCATCTCCGTTGTCTGCTTGACTTGGGGCATGATGTACAACCCATATTTCGGGCTCATTGGTAGAGTAATGAAGTTGTTTGGTTTAAAGCCCATAAACTGGCTTGCCGATCCTACTTGGGCTGCCCCGGCAGTCTCTATAACAACTGTTTGGTGGACCATAGGATTTTGCATAGTGCTGTACCTTGCAGGTCTTCAACAGATACCTACTTCTTATTATGAAGCAGCGAATCTAGATGGGGCAAGCGGCCTTCAAAAAATGCTTTACATTACCTTTCCCTTACTCAAACGAGTGCACGTCCTGGTTATTGTTACACAAATAATAGCCTCGCTACAGATATTCGGACAGGTTTTCATTATGACCGGCGGAGGACCAGCAGGAAGAACGAGAACTTTGATGCAGTACATATATGAGCAAGGATTTCGATACTTTAGAATGGGTTATGCCCAAGCCATGGCTTTCGTGTTGTTCTTGGTTATGCTTGTGTTTGCATACATGCAGCTTCGTCTCATGATCGCTTCAGGTAAAGAGGAGTTGATTTAA